GATTAGCCCAGGAAGGCGCCGACATCATCGCCGTCGACGTATGCAAGCCGATCGTCAAGAACACCACCATCCCGGCGTCGACACCCGAGGATCTGGCCGAGACCGCAGATCTCGTCAAGGGCCTCAACCGACGGATCGTCACAGCAGAGGTCGATGTACGCGACTTCGACGCGCTCAAGGCCGCCGTGGACAGCGGCGTCGAGCAACTGGGGCGACTGGACATCATCGTTGCCAACGCCGGCATCGGCAACGGTGGCGACACCCTGGACAAGACCAGCGAATACGACTGGCAGGAGATGATCGACGTCAACCTGTCCAGCGTCTGGAAGTCGGTGAAAGCCGGCGTGCCGCATATCCTGGCGGGCCGCAACGGTGGCTCGATCATCCTCACCAGCTCGGTCGGCGGGATCAAGGCCTACCCGCACTGCGGCAGCTATGTGGCCGCCAAGCACGGCGTGGTGGGCATCATGCGCTCCTTCGCGGTTGAACTGGGGCAGCACATGATTCGGGTCAACTCCGTGCATCCCACGCATGTCGCCACCCCGATGCTGCATAACGAGGGCACCTTCAAGATGTTCCGGCCGGACCTGGAGAATCCCGGACCGGACGACATGGCCCCGATCTGCCAGATGTTCCACACGCTGCCGATCCCGTGGGTCGAGGCGCAGGACGTCAGCAACGCCGTGCTGTTCTTCGCCTCCGACGAGTCTCGGTACATCACCGGCGTCACCCTGCCGGTAGATGCGGGGAGCTGCCTCAAATAGGGTTCGTCCATGGACGGATTCGAGGGACGCGGAGCGGTCATCACCGGCGGCGCGAGCGGTATCGGCCTGGCCACCGCCACCGAGTTGGCCGGACGCGGGGCCCGGGTGGTGCTCGCTGACGTCGACCAACCCGGCCTGGAGCTAGCGGTCGCGCATTTGCGTGGCCAGGGTTTTGACGCCCACGGCGTGATGTGCGACGTCCGGCATTTCGAAGAGGTGGCGCGCCTCGCGGACAAGGCCTTCCGGTTGCTCGGCCAGGTGGACGTCGTGTTCAGCAACGCCGGCATCGTGGTCGCCGGCCCGATCGCCGAAATGACGCACGAGGACTGGCGCTGGGTCATCGACATCGACTTGTGGGGTTCGATACACGCCGTCGAAGCGTTCCTGCCGCGACTGCTCAAGCAGGGCACCGGCGGCCACATCGCGTTCACCGCCTCCTTCGCCGGGTTGGTGCCCAACGCCGGTCTCGGGGCGTACGGGGTCGCCAAGTATGGCGTGGTGAGCCTGGCCGAAACGCTGGCGCGAGAGGTCAAGGGCAATGGCATCGGAGTCTCGGTGCTGTGCCCGATGGTCGTCGAGACCAAGCTGCTGTCCAACTCCGAACGGATCCGGGGCGCGGACTACGGCCTGGCATCTACACCGGACGTCACAGGTTCGCTCGGACCGCTGCCCGCGCAGGACGAGACGCTGGGCGTCGCGGATCTCGCCCGCCTGACCGCCGATGCGATCCTGGCCAACCGCTTGTATGTGTTGCCGCACGAGGCGTCCCGGGCGTCGATCCGACGCCGGTTCGACCGCATCGACCGGACTTTCGACGAACAGGCCGCCGAGGGCTGGCGCCACTGACCCTCGCGAGCGCTAGGAACTCGGGCCCAGGCGGTAGGCGCCGGTCTGCGGGTCGTGGTACCACCCGCCCGCCGCGTGGGTGCCGCCGTCGACGTGCAACGTCTGGCCGGTGATGTAGGTCGACATGTCCGAGGCGAGAAAGATTGCCGCAGCGGCGGTTTCGTCGACGTGCCCGGGCCGGCCCCACGGCACTACCGCACCCATGGCCGCCGTTGCTTCCGCGCCGCCGAGCTGAGCCAGACCCTCGGTCAGGGTGATGTCGGGTGCTATCGCGTTGACCCGGATACCGTGGGACGCCAGTTCCAGCGCGGCGGTCTTGGTGTAGTTGATGACGCCGGCCTTGGCGGCGGCGTAGGCCGCGTAGCCGGGGGCGGCCCGCACCCCTTCGATCGAGGTGACGGAGATGACGCTGCCGGGCAGGCCGTCGCCGACCATCCGGCGGGCGACCCGCTGGGTGCACAGCAGCACGTGCCGCAGGTTGGCGCGATACAAAGCGTCCCAACCGTTCTCGCTGGTCTCCAGCAGCGGCGAGGAGAACACACCCCCGGCATTGTTGACCAGGATCGTCGGAATCCCCAGCTCGGCCTCCGTTTGGGCCAGCGCGGCGTCGACCTGGCCGCTGTCCCGGACGTCAGTGGTGATGCCCAGTGCGCCAATCGATTCCGCAGCCTGCGCACAGGTATCGGGATTGCGTTCCCAGATGGCCACGCGCGCGCCGAAGGCCGCGAAACCCGCGGCGATGCCGCGTCCGATGCCGGCTCCCCCACCGGTGACGACCGCGACCCGGCCGGTCAGCAGAATGTTCGACGGGTCAACAGCCACGGCTACCTCCCGCGAGAGTCACCCCGGGGCCTGGCCGATCACACCGTCGGCTTCCAGCTGAGCGATCTCCGCATCGGTCAGGCCCAGCTCCGCCAACAACTCCCGATTGTGTTGCCCCAGCAGCGGTGCCGGTTGGGTGTGGAATCGGCATGGGCCGCCGGACAATCGCATGGGCACGCTGCTGAGCCTAGCCGGGCCGCAAACCGGATGGTCGACGACTTCGAAGAAGCCGCGCGCGGCGAGCTGGTCCAGCTCCGCCTGCCGGTGCGGCTGCATGACCTTGGCAACGGGCACACCGGCATCCCACAGGGTGTCCACGATCTCGTCCCGCGTGCGTCCCGCACACCATTGTGCGAGCCATTCATCGATCCGATCCTGGTGCGCGCGCCGGCCCGCCGCGGTGGCCAGCGCCGGATCGGTTGCCCACGTGGGGGATCCGAGCGCACCGCACAATTGTGCCCACTGCTCGTCGGTGGCCACCGCGATCGCGACCCAGCTGTCGAGGCGTCCGAACTCGTCGATGTCGGCGCTCAGGTACAGGTTCTGCGGCACGGCCGTCGGACCCCGGTTCCCGGCCCGCTCCAGCAAGGCGCCGTAGGCGGAGTACTCGATGACCTGTTCGGCGGCGATGTTGAGCGCCGCATCGACCATCGCGGCCTCCACCATGACGCCCTGCCCGGTGCGGCGGCGGTGCTCCAGCGCCAGCAGCAGCGCGTTGAGCGCGTGGATGCCGGCGTTGGGATCGCCCACCGAGTACGGCTCGAACGGGGTGCGGTCGGGATAGCCGGTCAGCCAGCTCAGCCCCGACGCCGACTCGATGACGTAGGCGAACGCCGGATTGTCGCGCCAAGGCCCGTCCAGTCCGAATCCGGGCATTCGCAACAGGATCGCGTCGGGCCGGACCGCCTGCACGGCCGCGAAATCCAGGCCGATGTGATCGAGCACGCGGGGGGTGAAGTTCTCCGCGATCACGTCACAGGTGCCGATGAGCTCAAGCAGCAGTTCCCGCCCCCGCGGGCGATGCAGGTCCAGGGTCAGGCCCTTCTTGTTGGTGTTGAGTGCCGCGAAGATCGGCGACTTCTCCCACCACTGCTCCTCGGTGACCGGGATACCGGCGATAAGCCGGGTGCCGTCCGGGCGGCGGGCGGATTCGATGTGAATCACCTCGGCGCCCAACATCGCCAGCAGGTGGGTACAGGACGGCCCGGCCCAGAACGCGGTCATGTCCAGCACGCGAAGACCGAACAGCGGCAATCGTTTTGGCGGCTCAGCCGACACGGCTCGCGGCACCGGGGTGGCCGCCCGGTAGTGCGCGGTGTGTTCACCAAGCCTGGGCGCCACTCCCGGTTGCCGCAACTGCGCCGGCCGCAGCCGGTACGGGTGGCCCGGCTGCTGAAAGCCATCCCGGGGATTGCGCTGAAAAGAACCGCGATCGACGAAGTGATCCAGCCCAACGATGTTGGCGCCGTTGGCCACCGGGGCATTGGGTATCCGGAACGCGGTCGCCAGTTCGCGGATCTCATCGGACGGGTGATTGCGCACCCAGTCGTAGATCTCGTCGGCGTAGACGTTGGCCAGTTCGGTGATCGACAGCGGGGAATCCTCGTCGATCCATTCCGGGTGCCCGACCATGGCGCACAGGTCGAACCACTGTTGCGCGGTGCCGCAGCCCAGGTCCACCAGCCCGTCCTGCGCGGCGGCCACGCCGGGGACCGTGAGTCGGCGCGCATCGCGCCACGGCCGGCCGAGCATTTCGAAATACGTCACCGGGTAGTACGTCAGGCCCAGGATCTGGGTCTCCAGCATTGACAGGTCGATGAGTTGGCCCTGACTGCGACCGCCGTGGAGCGCGGCCAGAATCGCCGCGCTGGCGTAGGCGCCGGCGAGGTACTCGCCGACCTGCCCGCCGACGAACACCGGGGCCCGGTCTGCCACACCGCGCCCCAGTCCGACAATCCCACCGGACCAGGCCTGCAGTGTGAACTCGGTGGCCGGGCGGTCCCGCCAGGGCCCGTCCAGGCCGAACGGAGTGATCGACGCGACGACCAGGTGCGGATGGCGCTCGCGTATCGCTGCGGGCGAAAAGCACTCGGCTAGTGCAGAACCCGCAGACCACACCACCGCGTCCGCACCGGCCAACAGCCGCCCCACGAACTCGGCATCTGAGTCCGGGTCGGCGACCACACTGTGCTTGGACCCGGCAAGGAAGCTGAACAGCGCGCCGTCACCCGTTAGGTCAGACCCCGATGCCGACCATGATCTGAGCCAATCACCCTCCGGTGATTCGACTTTGATGATGTCGGCGCCGCCGTCGGCGAGCAGTTTGGTGCAGTAGGCGCCCGCGATCCCATAGGACAGGTCGATCACGGTGTAACCCGACAGCGGTGACGGGGTCACTACCGCTTGGCCTTTCGGCCCTTGCCGCGCGCCCCCTTGCTCAACCGCCAGTCCGGCGGGAAGTTGTCGTCGTTGGCCTTGACGGCGCCACCGAGACCCCGGCCGACCGCGTCGTCGAGGAGGAAGTCGTCGCCATCCGCGCGCACGCTGCCCCCGGCGGACTCGAAGAAGCCGCTCAGCAGACTGCCCATGTACTCGCCCTGAAACTGCTTCATGATCTCGAAGAACGTCTTCTGCATGAAAACCGTGTCGGTAGGCCGGTTACGCGCGCAGGCCAGCGCGTACTTCTCGACCTCGGCCTCCAGCCCGGCGCGTGGCACCACGCTGTTGAGGAAGTTACAGTCATACATCTCGGCGGCGGTGAACGCCCGCCCGGTGAACACCATCTCCTGAAATTTGCGGATGCCCATAGTCTGGGCCCACCACCACATCCGGGGTCCCCAGCCGTAGTACCGGAACGACGGATGCCCGAAAAGTGCGTCGTCAGAGGCAATTACCAGGTCTGCGTCGGCTGCCTGGTAGAAGTGCCAGCCGTAGCAGTAGCCCTTGACTTCGAGAATGGAGATCTTCTTGAAGTCCTGCAGTCCGCGGATTCCGGAGTTCGGGTTGGCGTACCACTGCCCCACCGAGGCGCCGTGCCGGAACGAACCGCGGGGCGGATAGGTGACGTCACCGGCGCCCAACCGGAATTCGGTCAGCAGGGGTCCGGGATCGTCGGAGTCTTTGGCCCGCATGAACTCTTTTAGGTCCGCGCCGGATCCCAGATCGTCACCGGCGCCGCGGATCACGACGACCTTGACGTCATCGTCGACGCCGGCCCGGTGCAGCAGGTCGGCGTAGCGGTGCCGCGCCGCGATCGTCGGCGCGTTCAGGTACTCGGGCCGGTCGAAGGTGATGGTCGCGATGCGGGTCTTGGCGTCCTTGTCGTAGCGAATGATCTTCTTGGCCTTGGAGTCAGCGGCCATGACCTAGCCCCGCCAGAACGGGCTGGCGGTCAGCACCTGCGGGCCGTCGGCCGTGATGAGCACCGCCTC
This genomic stretch from Mycobacterium paragordonae harbors:
- a CDS encoding mycofactocin-coupled SDR family oxidoreductase, which codes for MTGRVEGKVAFVTGAARGQGRSHAVRLAQEGADIIAVDVCKPIVKNTTIPASTPEDLAETADLVKGLNRRIVTAEVDVRDFDALKAAVDSGVEQLGRLDIIVANAGIGNGGDTLDKTSEYDWQEMIDVNLSSVWKSVKAGVPHILAGRNGGSIILTSSVGGIKAYPHCGSYVAAKHGVVGIMRSFAVELGQHMIRVNSVHPTHVATPMLHNEGTFKMFRPDLENPGPDDMAPICQMFHTLPIPWVEAQDVSNAVLFFASDESRYITGVTLPVDAGSCLK
- a CDS encoding SDR family NAD(P)-dependent oxidoreductase, with the translated sequence MDGFEGRGAVITGGASGIGLATATELAGRGARVVLADVDQPGLELAVAHLRGQGFDAHGVMCDVRHFEEVARLADKAFRLLGQVDVVFSNAGIVVAGPIAEMTHEDWRWVIDIDLWGSIHAVEAFLPRLLKQGTGGHIAFTASFAGLVPNAGLGAYGVAKYGVVSLAETLAREVKGNGIGVSVLCPMVVETKLLSNSERIRGADYGLASTPDVTGSLGPLPAQDETLGVADLARLTADAILANRLYVLPHEASRASIRRRFDRIDRTFDEQAAEGWRH
- a CDS encoding SDR family NAD(P)-dependent oxidoreductase, whose translation is MAVDPSNILLTGRVAVVTGGGAGIGRGIAAGFAAFGARVAIWERNPDTCAQAAESIGALGITTDVRDSGQVDAALAQTEAELGIPTILVNNAGGVFSSPLLETSENGWDALYRANLRHVLLCTQRVARRMVGDGLPGSVISVTSIEGVRAAPGYAAYAAAKAGVINYTKTAALELASHGIRVNAIAPDITLTEGLAQLGGAEATAAMGAVVPWGRPGHVDETAAAAIFLASDMSTYITGQTLHVDGGTHAAGGWYHDPQTGAYRLGPSS
- a CDS encoding CaiB/BaiF CoA-transferase family protein encodes the protein MTPSPLSGYTVIDLSYGIAGAYCTKLLADGGADIIKVESPEGDWLRSWSASGSDLTGDGALFSFLAGSKHSVVADPDSDAEFVGRLLAGADAVVWSAGSALAECFSPAAIRERHPHLVVASITPFGLDGPWRDRPATEFTLQAWSGGIVGLGRGVADRAPVFVGGQVGEYLAGAYASAAILAALHGGRSQGQLIDLSMLETQILGLTYYPVTYFEMLGRPWRDARRLTVPGVAAAQDGLVDLGCGTAQQWFDLCAMVGHPEWIDEDSPLSITELANVYADEIYDWVRNHPSDEIRELATAFRIPNAPVANGANIVGLDHFVDRGSFQRNPRDGFQQPGHPYRLRPAQLRQPGVAPRLGEHTAHYRAATPVPRAVSAEPPKRLPLFGLRVLDMTAFWAGPSCTHLLAMLGAEVIHIESARRPDGTRLIAGIPVTEEQWWEKSPIFAALNTNKKGLTLDLHRPRGRELLLELIGTCDVIAENFTPRVLDHIGLDFAAVQAVRPDAILLRMPGFGLDGPWRDNPAFAYVIESASGLSWLTGYPDRTPFEPYSVGDPNAGIHALNALLLALEHRRRTGQGVMVEAAMVDAALNIAAEQVIEYSAYGALLERAGNRGPTAVPQNLYLSADIDEFGRLDSWVAIAVATDEQWAQLCGALGSPTWATDPALATAAGRRAHQDRIDEWLAQWCAGRTRDEIVDTLWDAGVPVAKVMQPHRQAELDQLAARGFFEVVDHPVCGPARLSSVPMRLSGGPCRFHTQPAPLLGQHNRELLAELGLTDAEIAQLEADGVIGQAPG
- a CDS encoding enoyl-CoA hydratase/isomerase family protein; amino-acid sequence: MAADSKAKKIIRYDKDAKTRIATITFDRPEYLNAPTIAARHRYADLLHRAGVDDDVKVVVIRGAGDDLGSGADLKEFMRAKDSDDPGPLLTEFRLGAGDVTYPPRGSFRHGASVGQWYANPNSGIRGLQDFKKISILEVKGYCYGWHFYQAADADLVIASDDALFGHPSFRYYGWGPRMWWWAQTMGIRKFQEMVFTGRAFTAAEMYDCNFLNSVVPRAGLEAEVEKYALACARNRPTDTVFMQKTFFEIMKQFQGEYMGSLLSGFFESAGGSVRADGDDFLLDDAVGRGLGGAVKANDDNFPPDWRLSKGARGKGRKAKR